The Oscillospiraceae bacterium genome has a segment encoding these proteins:
- the frr gene encoding ribosome recycling factor produces the protein MELTELYTNAKAKMEKCMTSLERDFSAVRAGRANPAVLDKVMVDYYGVPTPVNQMAAISVPEARMLVIQPWDASTLKEIEKAINTSDIGINPQNDGKVIRLAFPQLTEEHRRELTKDISKRGEEAKVAIRNVRRDFMDELKKMKKNSEITEDDLRDGEEQLQKITDDYVKQAETAAKKKEQEVLSI, from the coding sequence ATGGAATTGACCGAACTGTACACCAATGCGAAAGCGAAAATGGAAAAGTGTATGACTTCCTTGGAGCGTGACTTTTCCGCCGTGCGTGCCGGCCGTGCCAATCCCGCCGTACTGGATAAGGTGATGGTGGATTACTACGGCGTGCCCACCCCCGTTAACCAAATGGCCGCTATCAGCGTGCCGGAGGCCAGAATGTTGGTGATCCAGCCCTGGGACGCCTCCACACTCAAGGAGATCGAAAAGGCCATCAACACCTCTGACATCGGCATTAACCCGCAAAATGATGGCAAGGTTATTCGTTTGGCGTTCCCCCAGTTGACGGAGGAGCACCGTCGGGAGCTGACCAAAGACATCTCCAAGCGTGGCGAGGAGGCGAAGGTGGCCATCCGCAATGTGCGCCGCGATTTTATGGATGAGCTGAAAAAGATGAAGAAAAACAGCGAGATCACCGAGGACGATCTGCGGGACGGCGAGGAGCAGCTGCAGAAGATCACCGATGATTATGTGAAGCAGGCAGAGACTGCAGCCAAGAAAAAAGAGCAGGAAGTGCTGTCTATCTAA
- a CDS encoding 1-deoxy-D-xylulose-5-phosphate reductoisomerase: MKGIALLGSTGSIGTQSLDVCRMHGYRVVCLTANRRVDLMETQIREFRPDLVSMMDPVAADDLRTRVADTGTKVLSGMDGLIECATYSGADTVLNAVVGMVGLQPTLAAIQAKKTLALANKETLVAGGHLVTNTAKAYGVDILPVDSEHSAIFQCLQGSPEKGAVKKLILTASGGPFFGKTLAELENVTAADALKHPNWDMGAKITIDSATMMNKGLEFIEAKWLFDMPIDAIDIVVHRESVVHSAIAYQDNSVIAQLGVPDMRIPIQYALTYPQRLPSPVQELSLVDYGKLTFYAPDYDTFRCINVCKDAIAAGGLRPAAANGANEESVRLFLNGKIKFTDIAVLNRAAMEACPQVADYTLDDVLQADRAARDYVIEAVS; this comes from the coding sequence ATGAAAGGAATTGCTCTTTTAGGCTCTACCGGCTCTATCGGTACACAGAGCCTGGATGTTTGCCGTATGCACGGCTACCGGGTGGTGTGCCTGACCGCTAACCGTCGCGTTGATTTGATGGAGACACAAATTCGGGAGTTTCGCCCGGATCTGGTGTCTATGATGGATCCGGTTGCGGCAGACGATCTGCGCACCCGGGTGGCAGATACGGGTACCAAGGTTCTGTCCGGTATGGACGGCCTGATCGAATGTGCTACCTATTCCGGTGCGGATACGGTGCTTAACGCCGTAGTGGGTATGGTGGGCTTGCAGCCTACGCTGGCGGCCATTCAGGCCAAAAAGACCCTGGCGCTGGCTAATAAAGAAACGCTGGTAGCCGGTGGGCACTTGGTGACCAATACCGCCAAGGCCTACGGTGTGGATATTTTGCCGGTGGACAGCGAGCACTCCGCCATCTTTCAGTGTCTGCAAGGCAGTCCGGAAAAAGGCGCGGTGAAGAAACTGATCTTAACCGCTTCCGGCGGACCGTTCTTTGGCAAGACTTTAGCGGAACTGGAAAATGTGACGGCGGCGGACGCCTTAAAGCATCCTAACTGGGATATGGGTGCAAAAATTACCATCGACAGTGCTACCATGATGAACAAGGGGCTGGAATTTATTGAGGCCAAGTGGCTGTTTGACATGCCCATTGACGCCATTGATATTGTGGTGCACCGGGAGAGCGTGGTGCACTCCGCCATTGCATATCAAGACAATTCCGTCATCGCCCAGCTGGGTGTGCCGGATATGCGTATTCCCATTCAGTATGCGCTGACCTATCCCCAGCGTCTACCCAGCCCGGTGCAGGAGCTGTCCCTTGTGGATTACGGTAAGCTGACTTTTTATGCGCCGGATTATGATACTTTCCGCTGTATCAATGTGTGTAAGGACGCCATTGCGGCAGGCGGTTTGCGCCCGGCGGCAGCCAACGGCGCCAATGAGGAGAGCGTACGGCTGTTCCTAAACGGCAAGATCAAGTTTACAGACATTGCGGTGCTGAACCGGGCGGCCATGGAGGCGTGCCCGCAAGTGGCGGATTACACCCTGGATGATGTTTTACAGGCCGATCGCGCGGCCAGAGATTATGTGATTGAGGCGGTTTCGTGA
- the hisG gene encoding ATP phosphoribosyltransferase — translation MFKTMGLNTEALENKGRRLILPVDPYEAVLSKAPDVITYVEHGVCDIGIVGKDTIVEHGSAFYEVLDLNIGRCAFALATKKGTDFFSGYKRKTVASKYPKVAKEFFKSKGMDVDVIKIEGSVELAPLLGLADGIVDIVETGSTLKENGLEVVEKIMPISARVIVNMASMKLRKDEIEAFLHDIELAAQVG, via the coding sequence ATGTTTAAGACCATGGGGCTGAATACGGAGGCTCTGGAGAATAAAGGCCGTCGGCTGATCTTGCCGGTGGATCCGTACGAGGCGGTACTGTCCAAAGCGCCGGATGTGATCACTTATGTGGAGCACGGCGTGTGCGACATTGGCATTGTAGGCAAAGACACCATTGTGGAGCACGGCAGTGCATTCTATGAAGTGCTGGATCTGAATATCGGCCGTTGTGCCTTTGCCCTGGCGACCAAGAAGGGCACGGATTTCTTCAGCGGCTACAAGCGCAAAACCGTGGCCAGCAAATACCCTAAGGTGGCTAAAGAATTTTTTAAGTCCAAGGGTATGGATGTGGATGTGATCAAGATCGAGGGCAGTGTGGAACTGGCGCCGCTCCTGGGCTTGGCAGACGGCATTGTGGATATTGTGGAGACTGGCTCTACCTTAAAGGAGAACGGTCTGGAAGTGGTAGAGAAGATCATGCCCATTTCTGCGCGGGTGATCGTGAATATGGCTTCTATGAAGCTGCGCAAGGACGAGATTGAGGCGTTCCTGCATGATATTGAACTGGCAGCGCAAGTGGGTTGA
- the ispG gene encoding flavodoxin-dependent (E)-4-hydroxy-3-methylbut-2-enyl-diphosphate synthase, protein MERRKSRKIKLGNTTLGGDSPVLVQSMLNVPSTNIDGSVAQAKALAAAGCQVIRFAIPDEAALDLIEPIKNAVDLPLVADIHFNYRLALGAAQRGIDKIRINPGNIGSDDRVKAVADICREKQIPIRIGVNSGSLEKHILAKYGAPTPEAMVESAMYHAALLEKFDFNDIVISIKSSNVPTMIAAYEMAAQRCDYPLHLGVTEAGTERMGIIKSAAGIGSLLCHGIGDTIRVSLTDDPVKEVFAAMDILKAIGLKNDSPYLIACPTCGRTRIDLVGLAKQVEEKLRDVHKPIKVAVMGCVVNGPGEAREADIGIAGGDGEGLLFKKGQILRKVPEDQLLTELMKEIDKL, encoded by the coding sequence ATGGAAAGAAGAAAAAGCAGAAAAATCAAATTAGGCAATACCACCCTGGGCGGCGACAGCCCGGTGCTGGTACAGTCCATGCTGAATGTGCCGTCTACGAACATTGACGGCTCTGTGGCGCAGGCCAAGGCGCTGGCGGCTGCCGGGTGCCAGGTGATCCGCTTTGCCATTCCGGACGAGGCGGCGCTGGATCTGATTGAGCCTATCAAGAACGCCGTGGATTTGCCCTTGGTGGCGGATATTCATTTTAACTATCGCCTGGCGCTGGGCGCTGCCCAGCGGGGGATCGACAAAATTCGTATCAACCCGGGCAACATAGGCAGCGATGATCGGGTAAAAGCGGTGGCGGATATTTGCAGAGAGAAGCAGATCCCCATTCGCATTGGGGTCAACAGCGGCTCGCTGGAAAAACATATTTTAGCCAAATACGGCGCGCCTACCCCTGAGGCCATGGTGGAGAGCGCCATGTACCACGCAGCACTGCTGGAGAAGTTCGACTTTAACGATATTGTCATTTCTATTAAGTCCAGCAATGTGCCTACCATGATCGCCGCTTATGAGATGGCCGCCCAGCGGTGCGACTATCCCTTGCACCTGGGTGTGACGGAAGCGGGCACCGAGCGTATGGGTATTATCAAGTCTGCGGCGGGGATCGGCTCTCTGCTGTGCCACGGTATCGGCGACACCATTCGGGTGAGCCTCACCGACGACCCGGTGAAGGAAGTCTTTGCCGCCATGGATATATTGAAAGCCATTGGGCTGAAAAACGACAGCCCCTACTTAATTGCCTGCCCCACCTGCGGGCGTACCCGCATTGACCTGGTGGGTCTTGCAAAACAGGTGGAGGAGAAGCTGCGGGATGTGCACAAGCCCATTAAAGTGGCTGTGATGGGATGCGTGGTCAACGGCCCCGGCGAGGCCAGAGAAGCGGATATTGGCATTGCCGGTGGCGACGGCGAGGGCCTGCTGTTTAAGAAAGGCCAAATTCTTCGCAAAGTCCCGGAGGATCAACTGCTAACGGAATTGATGAAAGAGATTGATAAATTATAA
- the uppS gene encoding polyprenyl diphosphate synthase, whose product MALFNKKSAAPQQKNANFALLPNHVGIIMDGNGRWAKKRGLPRSAGHKAGAEVFRTISKACGRIGIPYVTFYAFSTENWKRSPEEVDALMRLFKDYLLEAQADISQAGNIRLKFIGSRDGISDELLQLMDQGERDTAANTGTTVYVAINYGGRQEIVQAVNRALQSGKREITMDDISANVYTVPDCDLVIRPSGEQRLSNFLLWQAAYSEFWYSDVLWPDFTEQDLAEALHAYENRNRRFGGR is encoded by the coding sequence ATGGCACTGTTTAACAAAAAAAGTGCTGCACCGCAGCAAAAAAACGCGAATTTTGCCCTGCTGCCCAACCATGTGGGCATTATCATGGACGGCAACGGTCGTTGGGCCAAAAAGCGGGGCTTGCCCCGTTCTGCCGGACATAAGGCGGGGGCTGAGGTGTTCCGCACGATATCTAAGGCTTGCGGGCGTATCGGCATTCCTTATGTGACTTTTTATGCTTTCTCTACTGAAAATTGGAAGCGGTCGCCGGAGGAAGTGGACGCCTTGATGCGGCTTTTTAAGGATTATTTGCTGGAGGCGCAGGCAGACATTAGCCAGGCCGGTAATATCCGCTTAAAGTTTATCGGCTCGAGAGATGGGATCAGCGACGAGCTGTTGCAGCTGATGGACCAGGGCGAGCGGGATACCGCCGCCAACACCGGTACTACGGTGTATGTGGCGATCAACTACGGCGGCCGCCAGGAGATCGTACAGGCGGTGAACCGGGCGCTGCAAAGCGGTAAGCGGGAGATCACCATGGACGATATATCTGCCAATGTATATACGGTGCCGGATTGCGATTTGGTGATTCGTCCCAGCGGCGAGCAGCGGCTGTCCAACTTCCTTCTGTGGCAGGCGGCGTACAGCGAGTTTTGGTACAGCGATGTGCTGTGGCCGGACTTTACGGAGCAGGATCTGGCCGAAGCGCTTCACGCCTATGAGAATAGAAACCGTCGTTTCGGCGGAAGATAA
- a CDS encoding site-2 protease family protein, whose protein sequence is MTLSSLWHTVYPVLIAILFFELIILVHEGGHYIAARLMKIKVNEFSVGMGPKIIQRERNGTKFTLRWILFGGYCQMEGEGEDSEDPNAFNKKSVPARLFVVVAGALMNLVLGFLLTVLIVCGSNLIGTAQVAKFEANAASAASGLQVGDTIQSIDGMRVYTATDVTTGLSRSTDDTLTVVVKRDGAKKTLQVKFDTEEYEGHRFVKMDFWLHGVPKNVGNVLRESVMQTVSYARMVFLSVADMLSGRFGLADISGPVGAVSYVSQAVKTSAYSALRLMAILTINVGLFNLFPIPALDGWRLFLLVGEGICKRKLPDKAEWVINAAGLALLLLFMCVVTFSDITKLFS, encoded by the coding sequence GTGACCTTATCTTCCCTGTGGCATACGGTATATCCTGTTCTGATTGCCATTTTATTTTTTGAGCTGATCATTCTGGTGCATGAGGGCGGGCATTATATTGCCGCTCGGCTAATGAAGATCAAAGTCAATGAGTTTTCCGTAGGTATGGGCCCTAAGATCATACAGCGGGAAAGGAACGGCACCAAGTTCACCCTGCGCTGGATCCTTTTTGGCGGCTACTGTCAAATGGAGGGCGAGGGGGAGGACTCGGAAGACCCCAACGCCTTTAACAAAAAGAGCGTGCCGGCTCGGCTGTTTGTGGTGGTGGCCGGTGCACTGATGAATTTGGTGCTGGGCTTTTTGTTGACCGTGCTGATTGTGTGCGGCAGCAATTTGATCGGTACTGCCCAGGTGGCGAAGTTTGAGGCGAATGCCGCCAGCGCAGCCTCCGGATTGCAAGTGGGCGATACCATTCAGTCCATTGACGGTATGCGGGTTTACACCGCTACCGATGTGACTACCGGCCTGTCTCGCAGTACAGACGATACATTGACAGTGGTCGTTAAGCGGGACGGTGCCAAAAAGACCTTGCAGGTCAAATTTGATACGGAAGAATATGAGGGCCATCGGTTTGTAAAGATGGACTTTTGGCTCCACGGTGTGCCCAAGAATGTGGGCAATGTGTTGCGGGAGAGCGTCATGCAAACGGTGTCTTACGCCCGCATGGTGTTCCTGTCCGTTGCAGATATGCTGTCCGGTCGCTTTGGCCTGGCAGACATCAGCGGCCCGGTGGGTGCCGTGTCCTATGTGAGCCAGGCGGTGAAAACCTCTGCCTACTCCGCACTGCGGCTGATGGCGATACTCACCATCAATGTGGGGCTGTTTAACCTGTTTCCCATTCCGGCGCTGGACGGCTGGCGGCTGTTCCTGCTGGTGGGCGAGGGGATTTGCAAACGCAAGCTGCCGGATAAGGCAGAGTGGGTCATTAACGCGGCGGGGCTGGCGCTGCTGCTGCTCTTTATGTGCGTGGTGACCTTTAGTGATATTACCAAGTTGTTTTCGTAG
- a CDS encoding PolC-type DNA polymerase III: MNRFVEYFGAYMDEAGRLALADAAVVGMSTYHDRRELHIALQLPALVETAELERCADQIAAQMGLEKAVLTPHYASAAFSADCLPSLIANIRRHHAEVNGFFKDAKATVNGNTLHIDLQYGGREVLLAKGTDKLLAQEIHKLFDLELAVEFVEAKTYDIEAAVRSAVAEKQEAEKQKKEEAEKQVEHRPMQGGLPLYGDTVHGFFGKPIRELPKPMNEVKTDDGYITVWGDVLCSEARETKRGGNKIFSFNISDYTSSMTVKMFDSNKVMDPVINKIQSAKTVMVSGMYQYDNYAGEYVLRANSLATVTKMEEMDTAPEKRVELHMHTSLSEMDAISSPTSLVKRAAKWGHKAVAITDHGVVQALPEACKAAKSAGIKLLCGMEGYLVDDEKYPDFMNMKLKDFPRYHIIFLIRTLAGRKVLYKHISKSNIEYFKNRPLILKSALKEHRDGIIIGSACEQGELYQAILHGKSDEELEKIADFYDYLEIQPNGNNAFMLRSNKEIHEQIREEEDLNNINRKILAIGDKLGKLTVATGDVHFLDKKDAKFRAIIMASKGFEDADMQPPLYFKTTNEMLEDFAYLGDRAKEVVVDNPNKIADMIDDDIVPIPPGTFQPHIDGADDELTDICWKTAKEKYGDPVPEYVASRLQRELDSIIKHGFGVLYVIAKRLVKNSEEHGYLVGSRGSVGSSFVAHMAGISEVNPLAPHYVCPKCKHSEFIQDGSVGSGFDLPPKDCPHCHIPMNRDGHEIPFETFLGFDGDKEPDIDLNFSGDYQSQSHRFTEELFGKSHVFKAGTMATVAEKTAFGYVIKYLEERGLDGSTPKAEIERLKDGCTGIKRTTGQHPGGMVVVPDEYEVEDFTPIQYPSNDKSKGTYTTHFDFKNALHDTLLKLDELGHDVPTLYKFLEDATGIPVMDVDLCDPKLYQMITSTEPIGVSPEDIDCPTSTLSIPEMGTPFVLGMLMEAQPKTFSDLLQISGLSHGTDVWLGNAQELIKNGVCTISDVIGCRDGIMTYLLHKAEAYEQRTGKPSPLSKKDCFKIMEYTRKGKAPKELPPYEEAMKEVGVEQWYIDSCYKIKYMFPKAHAAAYVIAALRLGWYKIYYPLQYYSAFFTVRGGDLDAVAAVQGKDAVKARMEEIKRKGNDASAKEQDTYGILQIVIEMLARGYHFLPVDIYKSDWRVYNIEDGKIRLPFSAIAGVGENAAKQLAQAKDDGMGEFISCDDLMARSGVGKSVVDSLREAGALGDLPESNQISLF; the protein is encoded by the coding sequence ATGAATCGATTTGTTGAATATTTTGGCGCCTATATGGACGAGGCGGGACGCCTGGCTTTGGCAGATGCGGCCGTGGTGGGTATGTCTACTTACCACGACCGGCGGGAACTGCACATTGCTTTGCAGTTGCCGGCGTTGGTTGAGACGGCGGAGCTGGAGCGGTGCGCAGACCAAATTGCAGCCCAAATGGGACTGGAAAAGGCGGTGTTGACCCCTCATTATGCTTCGGCGGCGTTTTCTGCGGATTGTCTGCCCTCCCTAATTGCCAACATTCGGCGGCACCATGCGGAGGTTAACGGCTTCTTTAAGGACGCCAAGGCTACGGTAAACGGCAACACCCTGCATATCGACCTGCAATACGGGGGCAGGGAAGTGCTGTTGGCCAAGGGCACGGACAAGCTGCTGGCCCAGGAAATTCATAAGCTGTTCGATCTGGAACTGGCTGTAGAATTTGTAGAAGCCAAGACCTATGATATAGAAGCGGCGGTGCGCTCTGCGGTGGCAGAGAAGCAGGAGGCCGAGAAACAAAAGAAAGAAGAAGCGGAAAAGCAGGTGGAGCACCGGCCTATGCAGGGCGGTCTGCCGCTCTACGGCGACACGGTGCATGGCTTCTTTGGCAAGCCCATTCGGGAGCTGCCCAAGCCCATGAATGAGGTCAAGACCGACGACGGCTACATTACCGTATGGGGGGATGTGCTGTGCAGCGAGGCCCGGGAGACCAAGCGTGGCGGCAACAAGATTTTTTCCTTTAATATCAGCGATTACACATCTTCCATGACGGTGAAGATGTTTGACAGCAATAAAGTGATGGACCCGGTGATCAATAAGATCCAGAGTGCCAAGACTGTGATGGTCAGCGGTATGTACCAGTACGACAACTACGCCGGTGAGTATGTGCTGCGGGCCAATTCGTTGGCTACCGTGACCAAGATGGAGGAGATGGATACCGCGCCGGAGAAGCGGGTGGAGCTGCACATGCATACCTCCCTGTCGGAGATGGACGCCATTTCCTCACCTACCTCTTTGGTAAAGCGGGCGGCCAAGTGGGGCCACAAGGCGGTTGCAATCACCGACCACGGCGTGGTGCAGGCACTGCCGGAGGCCTGTAAGGCAGCCAAGAGCGCCGGCATCAAGCTGCTGTGCGGTATGGAGGGTTACCTGGTAGACGACGAGAAGTACCCGGACTTTATGAATATGAAGCTCAAGGACTTCCCTCGGTATCATATTATTTTTTTGATCCGCACCCTGGCCGGGCGCAAGGTACTGTATAAGCATATCTCCAAGAGCAATATTGAGTACTTTAAGAACCGTCCGCTGATCTTGAAGTCGGCGTTGAAAGAGCACCGGGACGGCATTATTATCGGCTCCGCCTGCGAGCAGGGCGAGCTGTACCAGGCCATTCTCCACGGCAAAAGCGACGAAGAGTTGGAGAAAATTGCCGATTTTTATGATTATTTGGAAATTCAGCCGAACGGCAACAATGCTTTTATGCTGCGTTCCAATAAAGAAATTCATGAGCAGATCCGGGAAGAAGAGGATCTGAACAATATTAACCGCAAAATTCTCGCCATCGGCGACAAGCTGGGCAAGTTGACCGTAGCTACCGGCGATGTGCATTTTCTTGATAAAAAAGACGCCAAGTTCCGCGCCATTATTATGGCCAGCAAAGGCTTTGAGGACGCGGATATGCAGCCGCCTTTGTACTTTAAGACCACCAACGAGATGCTGGAGGACTTTGCCTACCTGGGCGACCGGGCCAAGGAAGTGGTGGTGGATAACCCCAACAAGATCGCCGATATGATCGATGACGATATTGTGCCCATTCCTCCCGGCACCTTCCAGCCCCACATTGACGGCGCAGACGATGAGCTGACGGACATTTGCTGGAAAACCGCTAAGGAGAAATACGGCGATCCGGTGCCGGAGTATGTGGCCTCTCGCTTGCAGCGTGAGCTGGACTCTATTATCAAGCACGGGTTTGGCGTGCTGTATGTTATTGCCAAACGATTGGTTAAAAACTCGGAGGAGCACGGTTACTTGGTGGGCTCCCGAGGGTCCGTAGGTTCCTCCTTTGTAGCCCACATGGCGGGCATTTCCGAGGTGAACCCCTTGGCACCTCATTATGTGTGCCCCAAGTGCAAGCACAGTGAGTTTATACAGGACGGCTCTGTGGGCAGCGGCTTTGACCTGCCGCCTAAGGACTGCCCCCATTGCCATATACCCATGAACCGGGATGGCCACGAAATTCCCTTTGAGACTTTCCTGGGCTTTGACGGCGATAAAGAGCCGGATATTGACTTGAACTTCAGCGGCGACTACCAGTCCCAGAGCCATCGGTTCACGGAGGAGCTGTTTGGTAAGTCCCATGTGTTCAAGGCCGGTACCATGGCTACCGTGGCGGAAAAAACCGCCTTTGGCTATGTGATCAAGTACCTGGAGGAGCGGGGCCTCGACGGCTCCACCCCCAAGGCGGAGATTGAGCGACTGAAGGATGGCTGTACCGGTATTAAGCGTACCACCGGCCAGCACCCGGGCGGCATGGTGGTTGTGCCGGACGAGTACGAAGTGGAGGACTTTACGCCTATTCAGTACCCGTCTAACGATAAGAGCAAGGGCACCTATACCACACACTTTGACTTTAAGAACGCGCTTCACGATACGCTGCTGAAGCTGGACGAGCTGGGTCACGATGTGCCCACCCTTTATAAATTTCTGGAGGATGCCACCGGTATTCCTGTGATGGATGTGGACCTGTGCGACCCCAAGCTGTACCAGATGATCACCTCTACGGAGCCCATCGGCGTGTCGCCGGAGGATATTGACTGCCCCACCTCCACATTGTCTATTCCGGAGATGGGCACCCCCTTTGTGCTGGGAATGCTCATGGAGGCACAGCCAAAAACTTTTTCCGATTTGCTGCAAATTTCCGGCCTGTCCCACGGCACGGATGTGTGGTTGGGCAACGCCCAGGAGCTGATCAAAAACGGTGTGTGCACCATTTCTGATGTGATCGGCTGCCGTGACGGTATTATGACCTATCTGCTCCATAAGGCGGAAGCCTATGAGCAGCGCACCGGCAAACCCTCGCCCCTAAGTAAGAAGGACTGCTTTAAGATCATGGAATACACGCGTAAGGGCAAGGCACCCAAGGAGCTGCCGCCGTATGAGGAAGCCATGAAAGAAGTGGGCGTGGAGCAGTGGTACATAGACAGCTGCTATAAAATCAAATATATGTTCCCCAAGGCGCACGCAGCGGCGTATGTGATCGCGGCCCTGCGCTTGGGATGGTACAAGATCTATTACCCCTTGCAGTATTACAGTGCGTTCTTTACCGTGCGCGGCGGCGATTTAGACGCTGTGGCGGCGGTTCAGGGCAAGGATGCGGTTAAGGCCAGAATGGAAGAGATCAAGCGCAAGGGCAACGACGCCTCTGCCAAGGAGCAGGACACATACGGCATTTTGCAGATTGTGATTGAAATGTTGGCCCGCGGGTACCACTTCCTGCCGGTGGATATTTATAAGTCCGACTGGCGGGTGTATAATATTGAGGACGGCAAGATCCGTCTGCCTTTTAGCGCGATTGCCGGCGTAGGTGAGAACGCAGCTAAGCAGTTGGCCCAGGCCAAGGACGACGGTATGGGCGAGTTTATCTCCTGTGATGATCTGATGGCACGCAGCGGGGTAGGCAAGTCTGTGGTAGACTCCCTGCGCGAGGCGGGGGCACTGGGCGACCTGCCGGAGAGCAACCAAATTTCTCTCTTTTAA
- a CDS encoding phosphatidate cytidylyltransferase: protein MKQRVITAVVLLALLAVVVWQINTPVLVLVIAFLAAVAANEIMRCAKVENTFIRVVATGYAACVPFFASAKALTPWVSQAVWGKVIGAVPGVVYLIALVLVLLLAMLKGYAYTTFEDVAVSVFAGALVPFGFSVFIRLRDMFQIEQFGIYLIFYGLICALATDSGAQLAGMAFGKHKMSPNISPKKTVEGAIGGLIFSLILNAVAMILYNRLADFKMDEFAVTVLLAACLPVSFLGMMGDLSASVLKRNFGVKDFGKIFPGHGGVMDRFDSSMFTLPVTYALALTVFSK, encoded by the coding sequence ATGAAACAGAGAGTGATTACCGCCGTGGTGCTGCTGGCGCTGCTGGCTGTGGTGGTGTGGCAGATCAATACCCCGGTGCTGGTGCTTGTGATCGCCTTCCTGGCGGCTGTGGCAGCAAACGAAATTATGCGTTGCGCCAAGGTGGAGAACACCTTTATCCGCGTGGTGGCTACCGGCTATGCGGCCTGCGTGCCGTTCTTTGCCTCTGCCAAGGCGTTGACTCCCTGGGTCAGCCAGGCTGTGTGGGGCAAGGTGATTGGTGCGGTTCCCGGCGTTGTGTATCTGATTGCGCTGGTGCTGGTGTTACTGTTGGCTATGCTTAAGGGCTACGCCTATACCACCTTTGAAGATGTAGCGGTGTCCGTTTTTGCTGGGGCGCTGGTGCCCTTTGGCTTTTCCGTTTTTATCCGGCTGCGGGATATGTTCCAAATCGAGCAGTTCGGCATTTATCTGATCTTTTACGGCCTGATTTGCGCTTTGGCAACGGACAGCGGCGCCCAGCTGGCAGGTATGGCTTTTGGCAAGCATAAGATGAGCCCTAACATTTCACCGAAGAAAACGGTGGAGGGCGCCATCGGCGGCTTGATCTTTTCTCTGATTTTGAATGCGGTGGCCATGATCCTGTATAATCGGCTGGCGGACTTTAAGATGGACGAATTTGCCGTGACAGTGCTGCTGGCTGCGTGCCTGCCGGTATCGTTCCTGGGCATGATGGGCGATCTGTCCGCTTCCGTCCTTAAGCGCAATTTCGGCGTAAAGGACTTTGGCAAGATCTTTCCCGGCCACGGCGGGGTCATGGATCGGTTTGACTCCTCTATGTTCACTTTGCCGGTGACTTATGCGCTGGCACTGACTGTTTTTTCTAAGTAA
- the pyrH gene encoding UMP kinase, translating to MATAYKRILLKLSGEVLAGEKGTGIDNDTVVKICTAVKKVADLGVEVGIVVGGGNFWRGRSSEHMDRTRADHIGMLATAMNALALCDALEQLGANVRVQTAIEMRQIAEPYIRNRAIRHFEKGRIVIFGCGTGSPFFSTDTAAALRAVEINADALLKGTNVDGVYDKDPNKFADAVKYDQVTFKEVINRDLKVMDSTAFSLCKDNDMSILVFNLDDPENVVRAVSGEKIGTLVSNEER from the coding sequence ATGGCAACAGCATATAAACGGATTTTGTTAAAGCTCAGCGGCGAAGTGCTTGCCGGTGAAAAAGGCACCGGAATCGACAACGACACGGTGGTCAAGATTTGCACGGCGGTAAAGAAAGTAGCCGACCTGGGCGTGGAAGTCGGCATTGTGGTCGGCGGCGGCAACTTTTGGCGTGGCCGCTCCAGCGAACATATGGATCGTACCCGTGCGGACCATATCGGTATGTTGGCAACGGCAATGAATGCGCTGGCTCTGTGCGACGCTTTGGAGCAGCTGGGCGCCAATGTGCGGGTACAGACGGCCATTGAAATGCGCCAGATTGCAGAGCCTTATATTCGCAACCGTGCCATTCGTCACTTTGAAAAGGGGCGGATTGTGATTTTTGGCTGTGGCACCGGCTCTCCGTTCTTCTCCACAGACACGGCAGCGGCGCTGCGGGCAGTGGAGATCAATGCGGATGCACTGCTCAAGGGCACCAATGTGGACGGCGTGTACGATAAGGATCCCAATAAATTCGCAGACGCTGTAAAGTACGATCAGGTGACCTTTAAGGAAGTCATTAACCGGGATCTGAAGGTGATGGATTCCACCGCCTTTAGCCTGTGCAAGGATAACGATATGTCCATTTTGGTGTTCAATCTGGACGATCCGGAGAATGTGGTGCGTGCCGTCTCCGGCGAAAAGATCGGCACGCTTGTATCTAACGAAGAGAGGTAA